A stretch of DNA from Candidatus Nitrosotenuis cloacae:
GGTGCTTCTTGCATCCAACATGAACCTGCACGTCATAAAGTACGTGCCGGCACTCACAATTGCCACGTATCTTGCGCTGGGACCAATGGCTTATCTTTTGGTGATTTACAATCTGTGGGGCAAGGACTGGAAGCAAAAGGCAAAGGTGCTGCCGTTCCTGCTGATATACTCTGCCGGCATGGCAGTAAACAACACCGTGGCAGTGTTTGACGGAATATTTGGCAAAAAGAACGAGTTCCTCCGCACCCCAAAGTACGGAATAGTCGAAAAGACCGACGACTGGAAGGACAAGGCGTACAACCTGCCGTTCACAAAGACTACGCTGCTTGAGCTGTTCTTTGGAGTGTACGGATTGCTTGGCATAATGATTGCGATATTCTCGAAAAATCCCGTGTTTGCACCAATTATCGCAATTCCGACGATCGGGTTCTTCTACATCGCCTATCTGAGCCTTGCGCACTCGCAATTTAAAAGAATTAAATCACGCCCCGCCAGATCGAGGACAGAAAAGATGGCAGACAGTTACTACAAAATGGCACTCATCGGAATGTTTGCAATCATTGTGTTTGGCGCATACATGGCATACAAGGGATACCAGACAGACGTGTACCCGCTGGACCTTTCCCGCGGATACCTTGACAGAATCGCAGCAGGAGGCAGTCCTGAGACGATGCTAGAGTATCTCAACAAGATAAAGACGACAATGCCTGATGAGGGAAATCCTGTATGGATATTCTCTACTGACACTACGGACTTTGGGCTCATTCAGAAGGACATCGACTATATGATTGAAACCGTGCGAGGCGTGCAGAACGAGCCGCCAAACAGCGTGGCGTTTACCAATGCAATGATGGACATTCACACAAGGGCGATTCAGGTAAGGCAGAACTTGATGGACGCAACACCGTACATGTACGCAAGCTTTTCAAACATTGTGTTCAGCTCAATCTGGATTGCGGCAATTCTTGGAATCTTTGCCGTACTAAAAAGAAAGAAGGACCGACTTACTGCATACGACAAGTCAGACGACGTCTAGTTGCGAAGAAGTCTTGAGAGTATTGTCTTTTTCTCCGCTTGCTCGTTTTGTACCTTGGATTCTTCGATCTTGAACTTTGAGATTATTTTCTGCAACTGATCTGCAAGCTCCGACATCTGGTTTGACGCGGTGGCAATCTCCTGAGTCTGGGCAGTCTGCTGCTCTATTGCGGCCGACGTCTCCTCCGTTGCGGACGCATTTTGTTCTGCAACTGCGGCAATCTCGCTTGTATTTGCTGACACGGCCTTTACCTTGGATACCTCGTTTTGCGCCGAGTCTGAGAGCTTTTTCACGTTGCTTGACATACTCTGTATCTGTGCTGCAATCTCGTCAAGTGAGCGCAATGACGAGTCGATTACCATCTTTCCCTGGTTTACCTCATTTGCGCTGATCTCGATGTCTTCAACTACCACCTGCGCGTCATCCTGAATCTGCTTCAGCTTTGTGTCTATCTCCTCTGATGACTTTGCGGAGCTTTCTGCGAGGCGTCTTACCTCGTCTGCTACGACTGCAAATCCGCGGCCAGCCTCGCCTGCTCGCGCCGCCTCGATTGCAGCGTTGAGTGCAAGCAAGTTTGTTTGGTCGGCAATCTGCTTTATGACGTCAAGTACAGTTGTGATCTCGTTTGTCTTTTGAGCAAGACCGCGCACCTTTTGCGCCGACTCGTTTGTAACTTTGATGATGTTGTTCATTCTCTGGCCTGCCTCCTTTGCAGATTCAGAGCCTTTTGCGGAAAGACTGCCAACCCTGTTTGTCATCTCGACTGATTCCACTGCGTCTGTGGCAAGCTCGCCCATCGTGTCGGAGAGCTCCTCTACTATCTGCCTAGACTTGGCAAGTCCTTGGGCCTGGGATTCAGATCCCCTTGATACCTGGTCAACAGTGGATGCTATTTGCTGGATGGATGAGTTCAATTCGTTGCCCGATGCGGCAATCTGCTGCGCGTTAGCAGAGACAGACTGTGCTGCCATGTTTACCTCTGATATCATACTCTTCAAGTTTGCAGCCATCTGCTCCTCTGCTGCAAGCAACCTGCCTATCTCGTCATTTGACTTTGATTTTTCCACCACCACTGCCAGATCTCCCTGGCTGATCTTTGTGGCAATGTCTGTGGCCCTGACGATTGGTTTTGTGATGCTTCGTGAAATGAAAAACGCGAAAATGCCTACTCCTATGTTTACTGTGATCCCAAGCACGATTGCCTGGGTTGTCATGCCGGAAAGATACTCACGTGATGCGGAATCTCCAAGCTTTTCAACTAGCTGGCTTGAGGAATAGTAACTACCCAGCGAAATGGCAACTACCGATACTATTGCTATTGCATTAAACAGTAACTGAAGCTTCCAGTTTAGAGAACCGAACCCCTTCATATGTGATGTTTTTCATAACTTCTGATTATAGGTGCCAGTGTGTTTGGTATAAACAGATAATTTTTCAGGCCCACTCGTGGCTATTTTGTAGGTAATTGTGCAATTACCTAGATATTAATAGTACGGTACCATACCGTACCATATGATTACTTGTGAATACTGCACCAAGCAGTTTGTAGAAAACATGAACGGTCTTACCGAAAAGACGTTGCATGAGATACTCCATGGACCAGAATTGGTCAATGAGTAGCTACATTCTTTTTTATCTTATTTTAGCCGCACCTTTTATTATCGATGACGCTTCCTAATGTCAGTGAGCACCAAAAAATCTACCAAGCCTGCAAAATCGACTGAAAAATCAGTATCTACAGGACTTGCAAAAAAAGACTCTGCAGCACTTGCCAAGAAGGTTGCCGCAGTCTCTGATTCTACTAAAACACTCTCAAAAGAGATCAAATCTATGTCAAAGATATTTTCAGACAACCAGAAGGTGCTAATCTCAATTAAGGACATGATTGACACGCTTACCAACGCACTGGAGCAGATCCAAAAACAGTCAAAACAGATGACGATGCTTGAGGAGGACAACGAGCGCCTCTTTGCCGGGCTGAATCAAGTGCGAGCTCAGGCATCATTAATTACAAAGATAAACGATCATGCAACACGCCTGCAAGAACAGGTAAACAAAATATCTCAGGTACAAAAAGAGTCGCCCGACTCTGGCAGCATAATGAAGGTGATTGCGGACAACCAGAACTCCATTCAGAATAACACTCACATGATAATCAAAATCGCGCAAAGGATAGACAACATAAAGGACGATCTAGGCCAGCTCTCATCGAAGACTGAGCAGGTTTCGTCTGTCGGCGCTGAAATCGACAAACTTCGTGAAAAGATTCAGGCGATGCACGACAGGTCGCAAAAGAGCAACATCGAGTCTGACATTGAGTCTCTAAAGACCGGACTGCAGAGCATCATCGCAAAGACTGAGACTGCATCAAAGGTTGCTCAGGAACTTGAGGCACTGCGCGACAAAATAGGCTCACTTTCGGATAAAGCGGACAAGATAGGACAGCTTGGAGACAAGGTCCAGGAACTGCAGCAGGAGTTGTTCACAAACATGGCAAGAACTGATGCTGTAACGCACCTCTCCGGCGAGATCCAAAAGATAGAGTCCGAGATTGACTCACTCGTAAAGCGGGCGGACAGCACCGCGTTTGTGGGGGAGGGATTAAAGTCCGTCCAGAGCGACTTTGCGTCATTCAAGGATACTGTGTTTAACAAGACAAACACAATCGACCAAAAGATCTCCACCATGACAGAGATGCTCAAAAGATCCGATGCGTCAATGTCAGAATTCCACAAAAAGACGGACGGCGTCTTTGGCAGCTTGATGGAGGTAAAGAATGCCACCAACAAGTCGTCGTCCAACACCTCAAAGGAAGTGATGGCGCTGCTCAAGCTGTCCGAATTCCAATCAAACATCAGAATAATCACGGAATCCAAGTATGGCGACCTCAAGGACATCGAAAGAATGGCCGAGCAGACTGCGTCGATTGTCAACCTGTTTGACAAGATTGCAATCGAGTCGCAAGAAAAGGTGTCGCTGCCTCTAGAGGTACGCCAATGGGCCGTAAGCAAAATGCTTGACTGTGCAGACAAATGGGAGATACGATTCTCCGACTTGTTCAACGTCTTGATTGCCAAGCTCGGAAAGGAGCTCGTAAAGGGGGCAATTCGTATACAACAGGTACGTGACATCTTTGGAATTCGAGGCGTCGACGAGATAAGAAAAGAGCTAAACATCCCGGCATAGTATTATAGAAAAGCAGTCAGATACCCCAGGTCTCACTCTACATTAATTTCAGATGACCTAATCATCACCCTGCAAGGCACATTTGACGACGTTTCCTAATAAGTTCTGACCCTGCCAGGCCGGCACGAGTTTGACGGCTGGGTGATTCTGAGCGTGGAATGCCAAAAAGCAAACAATACGTAACAATTTTTAACAAAATTGTAATACAAGTCGACCTTTCCCGTTAAAAAAAATTTTGGGAATCCTAAGGCATGAATTCCCAGATTCTTGATAGGGTAGTAGCTTCAGGAATCTGCGGAATAAAAAAGGCCGAACTGAAGAAGATCTTCGGAAAGGACTGCGACTCGTCGCTTGAGACCCTCGCAAAAGACGACAAAATCATCGTGGACAACAAGGGTGTTGCGCACTATGTGTGGAGCAAGGAGAACTATCTGTCTCACATCTCAGAGCACGACCCGAAATTCAAGATAATCTCAAGGCTGGTTCGAAATCTGGAAAACTCGGTAAATCAGCTAAAGACGGACCTTGCGGCAACGCCGGCAAAGGGCCACTCCGAACTGCCATTTAAGACGCATTTTGATCAAACCATTATCGGACTCTCCACCTCGCTTGGCTGGGTGCCGTTTGCAAACATACGCCAGAAGGTGTGCGAGTCGCTGCAGATCACGACTGAAAAATTCTACTCCCTTGCGTCAGAATTAATCGAGGCAAATCAGGGCAAATATGAGATTTCAACCGGGGGCCAGGAAGGCATCCATGTACGCGGCCTGCTACACGGGTACGTGAGAAAGCTATGACATACCCGTACGGCCTAAAAGACAACCCATACCCTAGCAGCCCGACTCCGACTGAGCAAGACGCGCGAATTCTCGGGGGCACAAAGCACCAGGAGGCAAAGGCCACAATCGTGGACTGCATCTCGGATTTATACAAAAAGACCTCGAGAAGAAACTCGACCGATGACGATTTCAGATTGATCACACTCGTGCAGGACGTAGGAAGCGGAAAGACACACCTTGCACTTCACATCAAGACCCTCAAAACCAGGCAGGACATAGTTACAAGCTACGTGGACCTCTCGTCGATATCACCAAAGACCAACGAGAGCATCTACAATTCAATAGTTAACGGATTCAGCAAAGAGATGTTCTCCGAATTGAGGGGGAAATTCATCTGGCAGATATGCGACAAGGCGCAAAAAGGCGACGTGCTGGCAAAAAGAGTACTTGGATACGGGTTCGTAGACAAGCTAAAGGGAACTACAATGAAGCAAAAGGCAGAGGACATAATTTATGACAAAAAGATGATTTCACAAGAGTCGTTGGCAGCGTACCTTGCATCAAACTATTCGCAGCACGAATCGGTCGTGATACAAAACGTGATCAACAAGTCGTTTGGGAGAATAACCAACCTAGACGAACTGCACGGGCGACTTGGAGCCATAGCAAAGTTCAGCCACAACCTGCTCGGAAAGGTGATCCTCTTTGAGCTGGACGAGTTTGATTCCCAGGAGGGGACACTTGAGTTTGTAAAATCGCTCATCAACGCGCACATTCCGGCATCGATTCTACTGTTAATTACAACTCCATCCGTGTACCTTGAGGTGCAAAACACCAACCCGTCGGTCTTTGACAGGCTGGAGAAGGCAAACTACAAAATCGATCTTGCCGGCGCAAACTCCGTCGACGAACTAATCGAGATAGCAATCGAGTACATCAAGGAGGCAGACAAAACGGAGAGATTCAACAAAAAGGAACAGCAGGACCTGGCAGCAAAGATAAAGGTCCTCTGCGACGAGTTCCCTGAGTTCAGAAACGTCCGCTCGATAATCAACATACTAAACCATGCAGTCGAAAAGGCAGCAGACCTCGGCGCATCAGAGATATCTGAGGCAGTAATCGATGAGACGATAAAGCAGACTTATCCGGGACTGAAGATCAAAGGCAGCATCATGGAGGTTCCAATATCTGACTTTATCAAAATAAAGCGAACATCGGGCACTACGCAGGCTCAGGTGCGACAGGCGGTGTCGAATCTGGTAAATTATGCGCACGAAATAGGCAACATCTCAAAGTCGAGCAAACCGAACCCGTCGTTTGACGTGGTGTACTCTGACCCGTTTGGCACAAAGATCGGCATAACCGTGGTAATGGACAACAACCACACAAAGAACTTTGAGACGATCTCAAATGTGATAAAGTCGTCTGCATTCGTCGACAAGCTGATAATCCTGACAAACACCAGCCTTCCGCAGTCAAACCAGGCCACGATCGTGATTGTGGACAAGTCCAAGGTAATCGATCTACTCTACTTTAACAACCAGTACACCGAGCACAAACTGGAAGAACCCGAGTCGGAAAAGGCAAAAATGCTCGCAAAAACAATCTGCGTCATCTAAAACCAAAATCATTTTAATGATTTTATTTTCAACTATGTGTTGCAAAACTATCTTCTACAAGTAGTCGACCACTCAAAAAGCATGGTTGACAGCGCCATGCAGGGCGCATCCCAGAGCATGTCTCCGCATAACTCATCATTTATCACCGATCTTGCAATAATCATGATTCTTGCGTCCGTTGTGACGCTTGCATTCTTCAAAATGAGGCAACCTCTGATAATTGGGTACCTTTTTGCAGGGATGCTCATAGGCCCGCTCTCTCCTCTGTGGAGCTGGTTTTTGCCCGAGGGCAGCGGAGTGCTGGGGCTCGGCGGGCAGATACTCTCGGATCTGAACGTACTCAACATATTTGCCGAACTTGGAGTCATACTACTCCTGTTTGTCATCGGAATAGAGTTCCCATACTCAAAGATCCGCTCAATAGGCAAGGTGGCAATAGGTGCAGGCACCATCGGACTGTTCCTGACACTCGGAGTCGTGTTTTACGTGTCAAGTGCGATGGGGTTGAGCTTCTTTGACTCTTTGTTTTTGGCGGCGGCACTCTCCATTAGCAGTACTGCGGTACTAGTCAAGATACTTGAGGACACAGGCAGGATCAAAAGGGAGTCGTCGATTCTTGTCTTGGGCATACTGATTGTGGAGGACGTGATTGCAGTCATACTGCTTGCGACACTAGAGTCTGTGGCACTTGTGGGAAGCGTCTCGTACGAGGGAATAATTGTAATCATACTGATTGCGGCAGCACTAATCGGCGGAACGCTGACAATTGGAACGAAGGTAATTCCAAGACTGATTGACAGGGTCGCCGCAACCCAACACAAGGAGATACTGCTTCTGTCAGTTCTCGGCGTGTGCTTTGGATATTCATTGTTTGCAAGTTTTGTCGGGCTCTCAGTTGCAATCGGCGCATTTCTGGCAGGCGTCCTTGTCGCGGAATCAAAGTCGTCTGAGGTCTCAAAGATCCTTGCCAGTCCTATCAAGGACATGTTCGTTGCGATATTCTTCGTCTCCGTTGGAACGCTGATGAATGTGTCTGAGCTTGGAAACTATGTATTTCTGGCACTGGGACTCATAGTGCTTGCGATTGTGGTCAAGTTCGGAGGCTCGATGATTGGGAACTTTTTGTTCGGGCAGGGACGAGCAAAATCACTCCGCTCATCATTTGCGCTGGCTGGCCCAAGAGGGGAATTCTCGATAGTCATGGTGAAAACAGGCGTCGACATCGGTGCCGTAAGTACTTTTGTGTTTCCGTTAATCGGAGTCATATCTATAATTACTGCATTCATAACACCATTCTTGATTAGGGCAAGCGATAAACTCGTATCAAAGATTGAGGAATAAAATGTCAGAAGATGAAATGAAGAAACTAATGGATCGGGTGCACGTAGGCGTTACGTCATTCAACTATAACGGAATCGCAGTACCATGCGTCATTTTAGCTGAGAAAAAGTTTGACGAAATAATGGCAAAGGTGGCCGGAAAGCCGCTCTCGGTGGACACCAACCTAAACATACTGCAGGACGGCCTTGGACACGTGTTTGTGGAGGTGGTTCTCACATTTTCGGAGGGGGGAGTGGAGGAAAAACTCCTACTTTATGCCAACGAATCGTTGGAGTTCTTTGAATCACTTGCAACCAGCTCAATGCTGGCCCTTTCGTCTCCTCATTCGCAGGTCGGAAAGGACAACGTGTTCATGATCCAACTTCCAAGGCCCGAGAAGATCTCAGACGCCCTGGACATCATCAAAAAGGGACTGGCCGCAAAGACTGAGACCTGAGCAAGTTCGACTCAGAACCCAAATGTCTTTGCATCATGACAATTAGATCGCAAGTTCTGATTTCAAAACGATCCGACGTCGAATTGATCCGTCATTATTGGCGGCATTTGGATCATTTTTGTCGGAATTTTTTTGCACCGATAAAGATAAAGGCACAGGAAACTCTGAAAAGCAGAAGAAAAATGGCAACTAAGAAAACCACAAAGAAATCTACAGCAAAGAAATCTGCTACAAAGAAAAAATCCAAGAAATAACTACGACATCTTTCTTTCTTTTTCTACAAAACTCTAGTTGTTTAGAATCACAATCGTCTTGTTCATCAGTTCCTTGGTTGGAATGACGATGCTTTCATTCTTCTCGTTTGTGATTATCACATGAAGCAACTGTGCTGCGGTAACTGTACCTGTTATCTCGCCGATCCTGACCTTCTGACCTACCTTAAGTACCGATCTCTGGTGCGATGCGCCGATTATGGATGCCGGTATGATGTCTTTTAGCGCAAATCCTAGGCCGACTGCTATTGCCGCACCTATTGCCACCGCTATGCTCCACGAAAAGGCCGCCACGAGGATTGGGATTATCGACTCGCCTATTCCAAGCTGCGTGAATCCTACTGCGAATACTATTCCGTATATGACTGCCTTGATTGCAGTCGTGATGAACCTCTGGCTGCCTATGTGGTGGTCAAGCAGCTGGTGTTCGACCCATTTTGTCACAAAGTTGACGACAATTGAGCCTACTACGATTATTAGCACAAATGCGAGCAGGTTTGGAACCCACAGCCACAGGTTTGTCAGGGCACTGGTAAGCTGCTCAAACTGCATGGCGTTTACGGCTGCCACTATAAAGAACAGGTACACGAACCAGCGGACGGTGGCAGATATGAGGCGAACCGAATCAAACTTGTTCGGCACTCCCTCCAGAATCTCGGCGCCATGGTTCTGCTGGCGTGTCTTTTGCAGGATGTTTCGAGCTGCCTTGGTGACTACTCGACCCACCACCTTTCCTACTATGAAGCCTATTACGAGAAGTATGACTGCGGCAATTATCTTTGGAATGCTTGCTGCTACGTTTACTGCAAATTCTGTGAGGGCCTCGCTTGTCGGGCTATATATCCCCCGGAGTATGTCCTCCTGCGCGAATGCCGTTTGATTGGTAAATATGATCAGTGAGAATACTGCGACAAAGAGCAGCGTTTTCTGTTTCAAAGATTGCATTCTTTAACGCAAATTCCAGAGTCAATTTAAACGAAGTGAGTGAATATTGTATACTGGAATTTTTTATTTTATTGACAAGATTTACGAGATAGGAGTGGTCGTTGGGGCACCGGCGAGGAATCCCCAATCCACTAGCAAAGAACCATTTTCATGATATTAAAGGCGCACGAAGAAATTATCAGTGATGTGAAAAAAGAGGTGTTGTTACAGACTGACCTGCTTTCTGGTTCCGTCTTTACTGTACAGATAGATCTTGCCCTCTTCCTCGCCGGCGGTTTTCTTGTGTGAGCCGTCGCAGAAAGGCTGCCCGTTGCTGAGCCCGCACATGCAGATCCATTTCGACTCTCCTCCCACCGTGATCTCAAGTGGGCCTGTCGCGTCTCTTTTTACCACTCTAGTCATAAGGGTAATAGTACTGCTTTACGATATATTATTTCTGTGCCTGAATCAATGCCGTTTTACCTATTGTGCCTGAAACCTCAGCATATTTTTAACAAAGCAATTTAATTCGAAGTCAGATTGGCGCAGGATAACTGGCATAACTTGGGATCCGTCGAAAAGCTGAGGGAAAGGGAACTATCCGAGGTGACTATTGATCAGACACCAATTGCCATATCGTATCGTGACGGCAAATTCGGGGCAATCTCTGGAATATGCCTGCACGCTGCAGGGCCTTTGGGACAGGGATTGTTGGACGGTGACTATGTAGTATGTCCGTGGCACAATTGGAGATTCCACAGGGAAACAGGATCCGTCATGCCAGAATACGGAGAACAATGGGTATCGCGATATGATCTAAAGATAGAGAACGGCAATCTCTTCATAAATTTGGAGCCTGCCAGGCAGTCGCGTATGCTTCCTCCAAAAAAACATCCTCTGGAACGAGAGATCCCAAAAAGAAACCCAGGTGATCCGATTCGAGTCGCCGGAATCTCTACTACTATAATGGATGCGCAACATCCGCGGTATTCCACCTCTGACAAGTTGCTTGAGATTGCATTAAACCACGCAAAGGACGAGCTTGGCGCGCAGACGTTGATGATAAAGCTAAACGACCTCAAGTTTCGAAGCTGTGAGGGATATTACTCAAAAAGTGCGCACGCATGCACTTGGCCATGTTCTATCACGCAGATGGACGAAGCGGATCAGCTGACCAATGTTTATGAGGCATTGATCTTCTGGGCCGACATCATACTGGTCTCAACGCCAATTCGGTGGGGGGCGGCAAGCTCGCTGTACTACAAGATGGCAGAGCGACTAAACTGCGTCCAAAACCAGATCACGATAAATGACCGCGTGCTAATTCAGGACAAGGTGGCAGGATTTATCATCACTGGTGGGCAGGACAACGTTCAGGCAGTGGCAGGCCAGATGCTGGGATTTTTTGCGGAACTTGGGTTCACATTCCCGCCATTTCCATACATTGCTCATTCCAGGGGCTGGTCCGCAGAAGACATGGAGCGAAACATCGCATACGTTGAAAACAGCAGTGATCTTCGTGAGGGGGCAAAAGCACTGGTGGAGCGCTGCATGGATGCAGCAAACGCCCTGCACAAAACTCGTCATGCTGCAAAACATCTCGAACACGGGGGAAGAAAGGCACAACCGCTGAGTTTTGAAAGTGATGTCTGAGAATATCTGCAAATGCGTTCAAATTTTGAATGCGGCTGCCGGGATTTGAACCCGGGTCACAGAATTGGCAATCCCGCGTACTGGCCAGGCTATACTACAGCCGCATGATCGTTTACATTAAATCAAGTCTATTAAACCGTAACGCTTCAAATTGTCCAAAGACGGGATGCCATCAGTTTTAATCGCAGATCGTCGTACTCTTTATGTGGACAAAAAACTGGAGGACAAGATCAACGAAAAAATCCGAGATGCCATCTCTGGCACAAGTGAGATTGACGCCCTTGCAAAATCAATGGATTCTGCAAAAGCAGGCGACAAGTCGTTTAGGTACGGTGTAATAGTGGGCAGACTGTACAACTCGTTCTACTACCAGTGCAGGAGAATCCTAAAGCGGGATCCAACGGATGGCGAATTTGCCGAGTTTGTTGAAATTCTGGCTAAGCGACGTGACGAGATTCTAAAAAATCTCTAGTTCTTCTTTATTGGTATTACTTTGATTGCCGGTGTGATTGGAAGCTTTACACATGCACCAGACAGAGCCTTTTTTGCAGCCTCTAGATGATCCTTTTTGACATGCATTTCCATGATGCACTGGTCCTGTTTGACTCTGGCTGCAAGGCTTACTGCCTTTCCGAATGCGCGTCTCATTCCTTCCTGAAGCCTGTCTGCACCTGCGGTTGCAATCATCTTGTTTTCACGAAGCATTATGTGTGGATAAACTCTGAGAACTGAAAAGTAACCTGATTCGCCGGTGGTCTGCTCCAGTGTTTTGTTTGCAGCAAGTCTTGCGGATTCGATTGCCATATGGCGTATCTGCATCTTTTCGTTTGAGCACAGCTGAACGATAAAGTCGTACTCGCCTTTCTTTCCGCCTTGGTATTTTGCTATCTTTGACTGCGGTTTTCCTTTGATGAACTCCTTACGTGTGTAAGGTTGTCCGTTTCCTATTCTATAACATCCGCCGTGCATAATATCACCGATGAAGCCCGATGTATAATACCTATATTTTAACGGTTAGAAGCCCAATCGGCAACTGACATCTTTATTACGCTTATATGGAAAGCTGAACAATTTTTGCCAAATGAGCTCAGAGTCGGAGCCGACAATTGAGGGGGTACTAGTCGACGATCACACCGTTGTCTCAAACAAGGAGATCCAAAACTACCTTGAGCAGCGCGGCTACGGAGAGGTAAGACACGGCAAGTTTCTCCTAAAACCGTTCGAGTCGCTGTACTTTCTGTTCTATAACAAGCTGGAGATAACAAAGGCGAAAAAAAAGATGACATTTGATCAGTTGCTGCAGGTATGCTCGGAATTTGATGAAAACGCCCTGACCAAGTTTTTGATATACAGAGACTTGAGGGTGCGGGGGTATGCAGTAAAGGACGGCTTTGGCTTTGGCTCTGACTTTAGGGTGTATGAGCGCGGGCAGTTTGGAGAAAAGGGTGCAAAATACCTAGTCTTTGGCCTGGCCGAGGGAAAGCAGGAAAAGGTCGGACAGCTGCAAAAAAACATTGAAGAGATTACAAAGATGGGCAAGGAGCCAATACTGGCAGTGATTGAGCGGAGGGGGGAGGTCATCTACTACAAGATATCGCAAGTAAAGTTCGTGGAGAACACAAAGAACCTTGATGCCTCTGGGTTTGTGTTTAGTTAGTGCTCTCTATTGCCCAGGCAGAGTCATATTTTAGCAGGTTGTGCTCGTTTGCATATGTAAAGTCGTATACCTCAACATAGTCTGTCTCGTTGTTCCAAAGTTTCTCAAAATCGGACATCTTTTTTTCGACCCGCTCCCTATCGTTCCACGAGGTAAATACGTCCACCGATTCAAAATTCATGTTTTCCACGTTGAATGTCTCATTTGACGTGCCGGTGTATGCGACAGCGTTTCCCTCCTCGTCCTTGAATATGCCTATTCTCTCAGAGAATGAACCGTCCACCATCTCGGAATTCGGAATGGCAATCTTGATCTGAATTTTGTTCTTCTGAATCATGTTCTGCAGTATCTCTATTTTGTTGCCGTGAATCGAGTTGCCGTTTGTAATTTTTTTCTTGTTGTATAGCTTGGTGAGTATGTTGAGGTCAGCCGACTTGTACCTGTGGCCTGTGAGGAGCCGTATCTTCCCTTCATGCTCCAACAGATTCTGCAGTCCCAAAGATAATGTGGATATGCTTTTTAGAGTGACATACTCGACTGCCCTGTCGTATTCTATGGAGTTGCTCAGGCAGGGGATGAAAAAGTCTGTAACCATGTTGTCCTGGTCCGTTCTGTATTGTATCTTCAGCGGAATGCCGCGCAGCGTCATAAGCCGTCTAGCCTCCTATGTTATTTAAGTCAGGGCGCAGGCCTTTCCAAACCGTATCTGGGATGTGTGCGTACTGGGACAAAACAATT
This window harbors:
- a CDS encoding methyl-accepting chemotaxis protein is translated as MKGFGSLNWKLQLLFNAIAIVSVVAISLGSYYSSSQLVEKLGDSASREYLSGMTTQAIVLGITVNIGVGIFAFFISRSITKPIVRATDIATKISQGDLAVVVEKSKSNDEIGRLLAAEEQMAANLKSMISEVNMAAQSVSANAQQIAASGNELNSSIQQIASTVDQVSRGSESQAQGLAKSRQIVEELSDTMGELATDAVESVEMTNRVGSLSAKGSESAKEAGQRMNNIIKVTNESAQKVRGLAQKTNEITTVLDVIKQIADQTNLLALNAAIEAARAGEAGRGFAVVADEVRRLAESSAKSSEEIDTKLKQIQDDAQVVVEDIEISANEVNQGKMVIDSSLRSLDEIAAQIQSMSSNVKKLSDSAQNEVSKVKAVSANTSEIAAVAEQNASATEETSAAIEQQTAQTQEIATASNQMSELADQLQKIISKFKIEESKVQNEQAEKKTILSRLLRN
- a CDS encoding chemotaxis protein; translated protein: MSVSTKKSTKPAKSTEKSVSTGLAKKDSAALAKKVAAVSDSTKTLSKEIKSMSKIFSDNQKVLISIKDMIDTLTNALEQIQKQSKQMTMLEEDNERLFAGLNQVRAQASLITKINDHATRLQEQVNKISQVQKESPDSGSIMKVIADNQNSIQNNTHMIIKIAQRIDNIKDDLGQLSSKTEQVSSVGAEIDKLREKIQAMHDRSQKSNIESDIESLKTGLQSIIAKTETASKVAQELEALRDKIGSLSDKADKIGQLGDKVQELQQELFTNMARTDAVTHLSGEIQKIESEIDSLVKRADSTAFVGEGLKSVQSDFASFKDTVFNKTNTIDQKISTMTEMLKRSDASMSEFHKKTDGVFGSLMEVKNATNKSSSNTSKEVMALLKLSEFQSNIRIITESKYGDLKDIERMAEQTASIVNLFDKIAIESQEKVSLPLEVRQWAVSKMLDCADKWEIRFSDLFNVLIAKLGKELVKGAIRIQQVRDIFGIRGVDEIRKELNIPA
- a CDS encoding cation:proton antiporter; translation: MQNYLLQVVDHSKSMVDSAMQGASQSMSPHNSSFITDLAIIMILASVVTLAFFKMRQPLIIGYLFAGMLIGPLSPLWSWFLPEGSGVLGLGGQILSDLNVLNIFAELGVILLLFVIGIEFPYSKIRSIGKVAIGAGTIGLFLTLGVVFYVSSAMGLSFFDSLFLAAALSISSTAVLVKILEDTGRIKRESSILVLGILIVEDVIAVILLATLESVALVGSVSYEGIIVIILIAAALIGGTLTIGTKVIPRLIDRVAATQHKEILLLSVLGVCFGYSLFASFVGLSVAIGAFLAGVLVAESKSSEVSKILASPIKDMFVAIFFVSVGTLMNVSELGNYVFLALGLIVLAIVVKFGGSMIGNFLFGQGRAKSLRSSFALAGPRGEFSIVMVKTGVDIGAVSTFVFPLIGVISIITAFITPFLIRASDKLVSKIEE
- a CDS encoding cellulose synthase family protein produces the protein MAVNPFTVFVFYIFIFSAFLLTAYTFNFYYLAIRSIRRKDKYPVASLGTPTVTIQLPIYNERYVASRLVKSVCEMDYPKDKMKIMVLDDSDDDTVELVGDLVTEYQKKGFDIAHIRRGSRKGYKAGALKYAMKTTDTEFVAIFDADFIPPSWFLKKAIPYFAKSDIGLVQCRWGHVNENYSAMTQAQALSLDFHFLIEQKAKSGSHLYMNFNGTAGIWRTECIEDAGGWHTSTLVEDLDLSYRAQMNGWRCIFIPDIVVDAELPVQMNAAKRQQFRWAKGAIQCAVKLLGDILVKRKIPFETKIQAFVQLTRHFAYPLLLIQFLALPVLLASNMNLHVIKYVPALTIATYLALGPMAYLLVIYNLWGKDWKQKAKVLPFLLIYSAGMAVNNTVAVFDGIFGKKNEFLRTPKYGIVEKTDDWKDKAYNLPFTKTTLLELFFGVYGLLGIMIAIFSKNPVFAPIIAIPTIGFFYIAYLSLAHSQFKRIKSRPARSRTEKMADSYYKMALIGMFAIIVFGAYMAYKGYQTDVYPLDLSRGYLDRIAAGGSPETMLEYLNKIKTTMPDEGNPVWIFSTDTTDFGLIQKDIDYMIETVRGVQNEPPNSVAFTNAMMDIHTRAIQVRQNLMDATPYMYASFSNIVFSSIWIAAILGIFAVLKRKKDRLTAYDKSDDV